One Mycobacterium sp. SMC-4 DNA window includes the following coding sequences:
- a CDS encoding DNA topoisomerase IB codes for MRLARSKLNSAGITRKRRGKGFAYYGPDGELLADPDTAQRIQELVIPPAWKNVWISPKPNGHIQAVGVDAAGRRQYLYHQRWRQERAEEKFDRVLEMSALLPQWRAEVAKDLAGRGLTRNRVLALALQLLDRGYFRAGGEQSAEEHEHYGLATLLCEHVTLKRDAVEFDYPAKSGVQRTIEVSDPEVVRAVRSLMRRTDRSGRLLVCRSPNSDWVDLRADDLNARFKELVGDDYTVKDLRTWHGTVLAAAAFADAKPPTSKTAIKRAAAGVMKEVSEELGNTPAVARSSYVDPRVVTGYQQGLTITSATKRASKVGDPDEAQAVLEKATRLLIRRVARS; via the coding sequence GTGAGGCTGGCCCGCAGCAAGCTGAATTCAGCTGGTATCACACGAAAGCGTCGCGGAAAAGGTTTCGCGTACTACGGACCGGACGGCGAGCTGCTCGCCGACCCCGACACCGCTCAACGCATTCAGGAATTGGTCATCCCGCCGGCGTGGAAGAACGTCTGGATCAGTCCGAAACCGAACGGCCACATCCAAGCCGTCGGCGTCGACGCGGCGGGTCGCCGGCAGTACCTGTACCACCAGCGGTGGCGGCAGGAGCGCGCGGAGGAAAAGTTCGACCGTGTGTTGGAGATGTCGGCGCTACTTCCGCAGTGGCGGGCCGAGGTTGCCAAAGACCTTGCCGGGCGCGGACTCACCCGCAACAGGGTGTTGGCGTTGGCGCTGCAGCTGCTGGACCGGGGATATTTTCGCGCCGGGGGTGAGCAGTCTGCCGAAGAACACGAGCACTACGGGTTGGCGACGCTGCTGTGTGAGCACGTGACGCTGAAGCGCGATGCGGTCGAGTTCGACTACCCGGCCAAGAGTGGAGTGCAGCGCACCATCGAGGTCAGCGACCCGGAGGTGGTGCGCGCCGTACGGTCGCTGATGCGTCGAACCGACCGATCCGGCCGGTTGCTGGTGTGCCGCAGCCCCAACAGCGATTGGGTCGACCTGCGCGCCGACGACCTCAACGCCCGGTTCAAGGAACTGGTGGGCGACGACTACACCGTCAAGGACCTCAGGACCTGGCACGGCACCGTGCTGGCGGCAGCCGCCTTCGCCGACGCCAAGCCGCCGACATCGAAGACGGCGATCAAGCGGGCCGCAGCCGGGGTGATGAAAGAGGTGTCCGAGGAACTGGGTAACACGCCCGCGGTGGCGCGCTCGTCCTACGTCGACCCACGGGTGGTCACCGGCTACCAGCAGGGGCTGACCATCACGTCGGCGACCAAGCGGGCCTCGAAGGTAGGCGACCCCGATGAGGCGCAGGCGGTGCTGGAGAAGGCGACACGATTGCTGATACGGCGCGTCGCGCGCAGCTGA
- a CDS encoding DUF4235 domain-containing protein, with protein MSKLSRSLYTPLSLAAGVGGGLLAGTIFKQVWKRVGDNDPEAPDPTDLQQSTVTVITAAAIQGLIMGVVRASVQRASAHGYQALTHEAPPS; from the coding sequence ATGAGCAAACTGTCCAGATCGCTGTACACGCCGCTGTCACTGGCCGCCGGAGTCGGTGGCGGTCTACTGGCCGGCACCATTTTCAAACAGGTCTGGAAGCGTGTCGGCGACAATGACCCGGAGGCACCCGACCCGACCGACCTGCAGCAGTCCACCGTCACCGTCATCACCGCCGCGGCCATCCAAGGTTTGATCATGGGCGTCGTCCGCGCGAGTGTGCAGCGCGCCAGCGCCCACGGCTACCAGGCCCTGACCCACGAGGCACCGCCGTCCTAG
- a CDS encoding SDR family oxidoreductase — protein MADSDVTPEGVIPYPGKTADMADKPQDEMRDYLGSNLLAGKRALITGGDSGIGRAVAVAFAKEGADVAIAYLEEDDDAAHTVSLVESEGRRAVRLRGDLADATHCRSVVEETVSALGGLDIVVNNVAFQSPMSDFTDISDEQWRRTFAVNIDSFFYVTKAALRHLPDGSAIINTSSINGLRGNKTLIDYSATKGAVNALTYSLAQSLAERNIRVNCVAPGPVWTPLIPATMDQENTEGFGEQTPMGRAAQPDEIAPSYVFFAAGRLSSYYSGEVLAPIGGETLPG, from the coding sequence ATGGCTGACAGCGACGTGACACCTGAGGGCGTGATTCCCTACCCGGGCAAGACCGCCGACATGGCCGACAAGCCGCAGGACGAGATGCGCGACTACCTCGGATCGAACCTGCTGGCGGGCAAACGCGCCTTGATCACCGGTGGTGATTCCGGCATCGGAAGGGCGGTGGCCGTTGCGTTCGCCAAAGAGGGCGCCGACGTCGCGATCGCCTATTTGGAGGAGGATGACGATGCGGCACACACCGTGTCGCTGGTCGAGTCCGAAGGCCGGCGCGCGGTGAGGTTGCGTGGTGACCTCGCCGATGCGACGCACTGCCGCTCGGTCGTCGAGGAGACGGTCAGCGCGCTGGGCGGGCTGGACATCGTGGTCAACAATGTGGCGTTCCAGTCGCCGATGTCAGACTTCACCGACATCAGTGACGAGCAGTGGCGGCGGACCTTCGCGGTCAACATCGACAGCTTCTTCTATGTGACCAAGGCGGCATTGCGGCATCTGCCCGATGGGTCGGCGATCATCAACACCAGCTCCATCAACGGGTTGCGGGGCAACAAGACCCTGATCGACTACTCGGCGACCAAGGGGGCGGTCAACGCGTTGACCTACTCACTGGCGCAATCCCTGGCGGAGAGAAACATTCGCGTCAACTGTGTGGCGCCGGGACCGGTGTGGACGCCGTTGATCCCCGCCACGATGGACCAGGAGAACACCGAAGGGTTCGGAGAGCAGACGCCGATGGGCCGCGCCGCCCAGCCCGACGAGATCGCCCCGTCCTACGTGTTCTTCGCTGCCGGGCGGCTGTCGTCGTACTACAGCGGTGAGGTGCTGGCTCCCATCGGTGGTGAAACACTGCCAGGCTGA
- a CDS encoding low molecular weight phosphatase family protein: MSAKSVLFVCVSNAGKSVMAAGLMRHLAGGDVHVASAGTHAKTAVNDVAVQTLAEVGVDISDHRPTQLTDQMIADADRVVIVGTQADLKHHPDTLIQRWETDEPSLRGIEGIDRMRIIRDDIAARVNALAAELTTR; this comes from the coding sequence ATGTCAGCGAAATCGGTGCTGTTCGTCTGCGTCAGCAACGCCGGAAAATCTGTGATGGCCGCCGGCCTCATGCGCCACCTCGCAGGTGGCGACGTGCACGTCGCCTCAGCGGGCACCCACGCGAAAACTGCTGTCAACGATGTCGCTGTGCAGACATTGGCAGAAGTCGGCGTCGACATCAGCGACCATCGTCCGACCCAGCTCACCGACCAGATGATCGCCGACGCCGACCGAGTCGTCATCGTAGGAACTCAAGCCGACCTCAAGCACCACCCCGACACGCTCATCCAGCGATGGGAGACCGACGAACCGTCACTGCGCGGTATCGAAGGAATCGACCGCATGCGAATCATCCGTGACGACATAGCCGCACGCGTCAACGCCCTGGCAGCCGAACTGACCACGCGTTAA
- a CDS encoding Rho termination factor, with amino-acid sequence MPNSSIKNEKMYEELRDQGNSKEKSARIANAAAARGRSAVGRKGGHSGSYYDWSVSDLKKRAKELGMSNYSHLTKDKLITKLRNH; translated from the coding sequence ATGCCGAACTCGTCGATAAAGAACGAGAAAATGTACGAAGAGCTCCGGGACCAGGGCAACTCCAAAGAGAAGTCGGCCCGCATCGCCAATGCTGCGGCGGCCCGGGGCAGGTCAGCAGTGGGCCGCAAGGGCGGTCATTCCGGTTCCTACTACGACTGGAGCGTCTCTGACCTCAAGAAGCGCGCCAAAGAACTCGGGATGTCGAACTACTCACATCTGACGAAGGACAAGCTGATCACCAAATTGCGCAACCACTGA
- a CDS encoding zinc-dependent alcohol dehydrogenase, translated as MKAVTWHGRRDVRVDTVDDPEIEQPSDAIIEVTSTNICGSDLHLYEVLGAFMHEGDILGHEPMGIVREVGAEVTNLSVGDRVVIPFQISCGHCFMCDQQLFTQCETTQVRDQGMGAALFGYSELYGQVPGGQAQYLRVPQAQFTHIKVPEGPPDSRFVYLSDVLPTAWQSVAYADIPDGGSVTVLGLGPIGDMAARIAAHLGYRVFAVDRVPERLERAKARGIHTIDLREVNGSVGDVVRDLTDGRGSDAVIDAVGMEAHGSPIAHAAQTATAFLPDAIAKPLMQKAGVDRLDALYAAIDCVRRGGTLSLIGVYGGMADPIPMLTLFDKQLQVRMGQANVKKWVDDIMPLLTDSDPLGVDTFATHVLPLDQAPHAYEVFQKKQDGAVKIILEP; from the coding sequence ATGAAAGCAGTCACGTGGCATGGCCGGCGAGATGTCCGGGTCGACACCGTCGACGACCCCGAAATCGAGCAGCCCAGCGACGCCATCATCGAGGTGACGTCGACCAACATCTGCGGCTCCGATCTTCATCTCTATGAGGTGCTCGGTGCGTTCATGCACGAAGGTGACATCCTCGGCCACGAGCCGATGGGGATCGTCCGTGAGGTCGGCGCCGAGGTGACGAACCTGTCGGTAGGGGACCGGGTCGTCATCCCGTTCCAGATCTCGTGCGGGCACTGCTTCATGTGCGACCAGCAACTGTTCACCCAGTGTGAGACCACTCAGGTCCGCGACCAGGGCATGGGGGCGGCGCTTTTCGGTTACTCGGAGCTCTACGGTCAGGTGCCGGGCGGCCAGGCGCAGTATCTGCGCGTTCCGCAGGCGCAGTTCACTCACATCAAAGTCCCGGAGGGGCCGCCAGATTCGCGCTTCGTCTACCTGTCTGACGTGTTGCCGACAGCGTGGCAGTCGGTGGCCTACGCCGATATCCCGGACGGCGGTTCGGTGACAGTTCTGGGCTTGGGCCCGATCGGTGACATGGCGGCGCGTATCGCTGCGCATCTGGGCTATCGGGTGTTCGCGGTGGACCGGGTTCCCGAGCGGTTGGAGCGGGCCAAGGCCCGCGGCATCCACACCATCGATCTGCGTGAGGTCAACGGTTCGGTCGGCGATGTGGTGCGTGACCTGACCGACGGCCGGGGCAGCGACGCGGTGATCGACGCGGTCGGTATGGAGGCGCACGGCTCGCCGATCGCGCATGCCGCTCAGACTGCTACGGCGTTTCTTCCCGACGCCATCGCCAAACCGCTTATGCAGAAGGCCGGGGTGGACCGACTCGATGCGTTGTATGCGGCGATCGACTGTGTCCGGCGCGGTGGCACGCTGTCCCTGATTGGGGTATACGGCGGGATGGCCGACCCGATTCCGATGTTGACCCTCTTCGACAAGCAGCTGCAGGTGCGGATGGGCCAGGCCAACGTCAAGAAGTGGGTCGACGACATCATGCCGCTGCTGACCGACTCCGACCCGCTGGGCGTGGACACCTTTGCCACCCACGTGCTGCCACTAGATCAGGCCCCACACGCCTACGAGGTCTTCCAGAAGAAGCAGGACGGAGCCGTCAAGATCATCCTGGAGCCCTGA
- a CDS encoding DUF6328 family protein, whose translation MAGVPDDEDQQLYRGRRETRTERLDRQWNSLLQELRVVQTGVQVLTGFLLMLPFQSRFDILSGPMRVVYLFTVCTAVVSTALLVAPVAMHRVLFRRQKLDSLVSASHVCAYAGVLLLGLSVVGMTVVVFYAVVGSVPALVAGGCALVVFSAFWLLLPLEMRRSQQPTP comes from the coding sequence ATGGCTGGTGTGCCTGACGACGAGGATCAACAGCTCTACCGCGGCCGCCGGGAGACCAGGACCGAACGGCTGGACCGCCAGTGGAACAGCTTGCTGCAGGAGCTGCGAGTCGTTCAGACCGGCGTGCAGGTGCTGACCGGCTTTCTGTTGATGCTGCCCTTCCAGAGTCGTTTTGACATTCTCAGCGGCCCAATGCGCGTGGTCTACCTGTTCACCGTGTGCACCGCGGTGGTTTCCACCGCGCTGCTCGTCGCGCCCGTGGCGATGCACCGAGTGCTGTTCCGTCGGCAGAAGCTGGACAGCCTGGTGTCGGCCTCGCACGTATGCGCTTACGCGGGCGTGCTGCTCCTCGGATTGTCGGTGGTGGGGATGACGGTGGTCGTGTTCTACGCCGTGGTGGGCTCGGTGCCCGCACTGGTGGCCGGTGGTTGCGCCTTGGTGGTGTTCAGCGCGTTCTGGCTGCTGCTGCCGTTGGAGATGCGTCGATCGCAGCAGCCGACGCCGTAG
- a CDS encoding flavodoxin family protein, whose product MSDTNRPVRAVGLICSLKPSPADSSSALIADDVAKTLRSQGAECETVRCVDYDIAPGIEADMGGGDEWPKIREKVLAADILLLSTPIWLGHPSSVTQRVLERLNAEMSNEDDQGRPVMAGKVAIVSVVGNEDGAHKVVADVLQGLNDIGFSVPAQGCTYWNGPAMGSTDYKDIDEVPESVASATAAAARNAVHLARALQQSQYPPYQ is encoded by the coding sequence ATGTCGGATACCAACAGACCGGTGCGGGCTGTCGGGTTGATTTGTAGTCTGAAACCCAGCCCCGCCGATTCCAGCAGTGCCCTGATCGCCGACGACGTCGCCAAGACACTGCGGAGCCAGGGAGCAGAGTGCGAGACGGTGCGCTGCGTCGACTACGACATCGCCCCGGGCATCGAGGCGGACATGGGCGGCGGTGATGAATGGCCGAAAATCCGTGAAAAGGTGCTGGCAGCCGACATTCTGCTGCTGAGCACACCGATCTGGCTGGGACATCCGTCGTCGGTCACCCAGCGGGTGCTGGAGCGGCTCAACGCCGAGATGTCGAACGAGGACGATCAGGGCCGGCCCGTGATGGCCGGCAAGGTCGCGATCGTCAGCGTCGTCGGCAATGAGGACGGCGCGCATAAGGTGGTCGCCGATGTTCTGCAGGGGCTCAACGACATCGGCTTCAGTGTTCCGGCGCAGGGGTGCACGTATTGGAATGGCCCGGCGATGGGGTCGACCGACTACAAGGACATCGACGAGGTGCCGGAATCGGTGGCCTCGGCCACCGCGGCGGCCGCCCGCAACGCGGTGCATCTGGCGCGTGCGCTGCAGCAGTCGCAGTACCCGCCTTACCAGTGA
- a CDS encoding DUF308 domain-containing protein, giving the protein MPDTSRDPVDHARTTRQHAGETMKAGHNAPGLIAVGLGVLSLVVGLYALANAATMGGIIGIVVALILIGGGLLWLARMHRKVQLQQQDWHAKNPEAHYEPPTS; this is encoded by the coding sequence ATGCCTGATACCTCAAGAGATCCGGTTGATCATGCCCGCACCACCCGCCAGCATGCCGGGGAGACGATGAAGGCCGGCCACAACGCTCCGGGCCTGATCGCAGTCGGCCTCGGTGTGCTCTCGTTGGTGGTCGGTCTGTACGCGTTGGCCAATGCCGCCACCATGGGCGGCATCATCGGAATCGTTGTTGCCCTGATCCTGATCGGCGGCGGACTGCTGTGGCTGGCCAGGATGCACCGAAAAGTGCAGCTTCAGCAACAGGACTGGCACGCCAAGAACCCCGAAGCGCACTACGAACCCCCGACGAGCTGA
- a CDS encoding IS110 family transposase → MHARSVFGCALDGQTGEVFQRRLSPDHREIQSWVSGLPGPVAVTYEAGPTGFGLARFLLEAGVECLVAAPSKLVRPSGDRVKTDARDAAHLARLLHLGEITPVCIPSLEREAARDLVRAREDCRADLMRARHRVAALLLRHNLVYSGGSAWTVAHEAWLQRQRFDAAPAQAAYDTAVETMLACGDRRDRLDAAITDMAGDSEFGAVVRRLGCLRGVSTLTAFGLAVEIGDWSRLNGRTIGAYLGLVPTEYSSGASRVQGAITRTGNSHARRLLIEAAWHHRRPYRPGVALRRRWQVASPAARRRGQQANQRLHTRWRGFDARAKRPAVANTAIARELAGWCWSLAVLDE, encoded by the coding sequence GTGCACGCACGTTCGGTGTTCGGGTGTGCACTTGATGGTCAGACCGGTGAGGTGTTCCAGCGCCGGTTGAGTCCAGATCACCGCGAGATCCAGAGTTGGGTCAGCGGGTTGCCCGGCCCGGTTGCGGTGACGTACGAGGCCGGACCGACCGGTTTCGGGTTAGCCCGGTTCCTGCTTGAGGCTGGGGTTGAGTGTCTGGTTGCCGCACCGTCGAAGTTGGTGCGCCCGTCCGGCGATCGGGTCAAGACTGACGCCCGCGATGCCGCCCATCTGGCCCGTCTGCTGCATCTGGGCGAGATCACGCCGGTCTGTATTCCCAGCCTCGAGCGTGAAGCGGCACGGGATCTGGTGCGCGCCCGGGAGGACTGCCGGGCTGACCTGATGCGGGCCCGACATCGGGTGGCTGCGCTGCTGTTGCGTCACAACCTGGTCTACAGCGGCGGATCTGCGTGGACGGTGGCACATGAGGCGTGGCTGCAGCGGCAACGCTTCGACGCGGCGCCGGCCCAGGCTGCTTATGACACTGCGGTGGAGACGATGTTGGCGTGCGGGGATCGGCGGGACCGCCTCGATGCCGCGATCACCGACATGGCCGGCGACAGCGAGTTCGGCGCGGTGGTGCGTCGGCTGGGCTGTCTGCGCGGGGTGTCCACGTTGACGGCGTTCGGTTTAGCGGTGGAGATCGGAGACTGGTCACGGCTGAACGGCCGCACCATCGGGGCCTATCTGGGATTGGTGCCTACCGAGTACTCCTCGGGCGCCTCCAGAGTGCAGGGAGCGATCACCCGCACCGGCAACTCCCACGCGCGTCGCTTGTTGATCGAGGCGGCCTGGCACCATCGCCGCCCCTACCGCCCCGGGGTGGCGCTGCGACGGCGCTGGCAGGTAGCCAGCCCGGCGGCACGCCGACGCGGTCAGCAGGCCAACCAGCGTCTGCACACCCGCTGGCGCGGGTTTGACGCCCGCGCCAAACGCCCCGCGGTGGCCAACACCGCGATCGCCCGCGAGTTGGCCGGCTGGTGCTGGTCGTTGGCCGTCCTCGACGAGTAG
- a CDS encoding type II toxin-antitoxin system HicA family toxin yields MVKEEPTRKVHRRLRDAGFAPAGGKGDHTKWLHPSGFHVSIPDADKSISPGVVRQINKAIEKAAQSSRAKPDTDPADAQKGE; encoded by the coding sequence ATGGTCAAAGAAGAGCCGACCCGAAAGGTCCACAGACGCTTGAGGGATGCCGGCTTCGCTCCAGCGGGCGGGAAGGGAGACCACACCAAGTGGCTGCACCCCAGCGGGTTCCACGTGTCCATTCCCGATGCTGACAAATCTATTTCGCCTGGAGTTGTGCGGCAAATAAACAAAGCAATCGAAAAAGCGGCGCAGTCCAGCAGGGCGAAGCCAGACACTGATCCCGCCGATGCGCAGAAGGGGGAATGA